Proteins encoded by one window of Actinocorallia herbida:
- a CDS encoding PP2C family protein-serine/threonine phosphatase — protein MSPEHGSVSVGAPRSEAVPDLLEPAGSVDVLLVEDDPGDAVLVEGLLEESGLDARLTWVRSLAEARERLAKPDEPDCVLLDLHLGDAQGVSAVARLLEVAPGAAVVVLTGLSEARAGLAAVAAGAQDYVAKGQVDPDGLGRIIRYAVQRRQVQRAAAQLQAQRIRAEENSRLERGLLPRPLVTDPLVEVVSRYRPGRAYSLLGGDFFDVVEADDGVHAIIGDVSGHGPAEAALGVCLRVAWRSLILSGVRGTRLLGLLEELLDAERAELETFVTATTVTLPAGESAARVARAGHHGLLLHAPGKVTWYEPEGGLALGMVPGLETWTEHTVPLDDRTGVALFTDGLFEGRVSDEGHRLDISGLLDLARTHAGLESAAFVDALIAGGEEASAPYGGLADDVAVLYLRRSPS, from the coding sequence ATGTCCCCCGAACACGGCTCGGTGTCCGTGGGTGCGCCGCGGAGCGAGGCGGTGCCTGATCTGCTGGAGCCCGCGGGCTCGGTGGACGTGCTGCTGGTGGAGGACGACCCCGGGGACGCGGTCCTGGTCGAAGGGCTGCTCGAAGAGTCCGGGCTGGACGCGCGGCTCACGTGGGTGCGGTCGCTGGCGGAGGCGCGCGAGCGGCTGGCCAAGCCGGACGAGCCCGACTGCGTGCTGCTCGATCTTCATCTGGGCGACGCCCAGGGGGTGAGCGCGGTCGCCCGGCTGCTGGAGGTCGCGCCGGGGGCGGCGGTGGTGGTGCTGACCGGGCTGTCGGAGGCGCGGGCCGGGCTCGCCGCGGTCGCCGCGGGCGCCCAGGACTATGTGGCCAAGGGCCAGGTCGACCCTGACGGGCTGGGCCGGATCATCCGGTACGCGGTGCAGCGGCGCCAGGTCCAGCGGGCCGCGGCCCAGTTGCAGGCGCAGCGGATCCGGGCCGAGGAGAACTCGCGGCTGGAGCGGGGGCTGCTGCCGCGGCCGCTGGTGACGGACCCGCTGGTCGAGGTCGTCAGCCGGTATAGGCCGGGACGTGCCTATTCGCTACTCGGCGGCGACTTCTTCGACGTCGTAGAGGCCGACGACGGTGTGCACGCCATCATCGGCGACGTGTCCGGGCACGGCCCGGCCGAGGCCGCCTTGGGGGTGTGCCTTCGCGTCGCGTGGCGTTCGCTGATCCTCTCCGGAGTGCGCGGGACGCGCCTGCTCGGTCTGCTGGAGGAACTGCTCGACGCCGAGAGGGCCGAGCTCGAGACGTTCGTCACGGCGACGACCGTGACGCTGCCCGCGGGCGAGTCCGCCGCGCGGGTGGCGCGCGCGGGCCACCACGGCCTGCTGCTGCACGCGCCGGGAAAGGTCACCTGGTACGAGCCGGAAGGCGGGCTCGCCCTCGGCATGGTCCCCGGCCTGGAGACGTGGACGGAGCACACCGTCCCGCTCGACGACCGGACGGGCGTCGCGCTCTTCACCGACGGCCTGTTCGAGGGCCGTGTCTCCGACGAAGGGCACAGGCTCGACATCTCCGGCCTCCTGGACCTCGCCCGGACCCATGCCGGGCTCGAGAGCGCCGCCTTCGTGGACGCCCTGATCGCGGGCGGCGAGGAGGCGTCCGCGCCCTACGGCGGCCTCGCCGACGACGTCGCGGTCCTCTACCTGAGACGGAGCCCTTCGTGA
- a CDS encoding DNA-3-methyladenine glycosylase, whose translation MRVLGRIPLARGFFDREVTEVARGLLGCVLTRTTEEGAVAVRLTEVEAYAGGEDPASHSYRGRTPRNAVMWGEPGHCYVYFTYGMHFCMNLVCGPEGTASAVLLRAGEVVEGQELALRRRPKSSVRDLARGPARLCRALAIDRAQNGLDVCVPGELEISAGEGGGGGGSVRSGPRVGVSSAHDTPWRFWLEGEPSVSIYRRHTPRTRAR comes from the coding sequence ATGAGGGTGTTGGGGCGGATTCCGCTGGCGCGCGGGTTCTTCGACCGGGAGGTCACCGAGGTGGCGCGGGGCCTCCTCGGGTGTGTGCTCACGCGGACGACGGAGGAAGGAGCCGTCGCCGTCAGGCTCACGGAGGTCGAGGCGTACGCGGGGGGCGAGGACCCGGCGTCGCACTCGTATCGAGGCAGGACGCCGAGGAACGCGGTCATGTGGGGGGAACCGGGGCACTGCTACGTGTACTTCACCTACGGGATGCACTTCTGCATGAACCTCGTGTGCGGGCCGGAGGGGACGGCTTCCGCGGTGCTGCTGCGGGCGGGGGAGGTCGTCGAAGGGCAGGAGCTCGCCTTGCGGCGGCGGCCGAAGTCGTCCGTTCGAGACCTCGCTCGCGGTCCTGCCCGGCTCTGCCGGGCGCTCGCGATAGACAGGGCGCAGAACGGGCTCGACGTCTGCGTTCCCGGAGAGCTGGAGATCAGCGCGGGTGAGGGCGGTGGCGGCGGGGGCTCCGTAAGGTCGGGGCCCCGCGTGGGGGTGTCTTCCGCCCACGACACGCCCTGGAGGTTCTGGCTCGAAGGGGAGCCGAGCGTCTCGATCTACCGGCGCCACACTCCGCGGACCCGCGCGCGCTGA
- the tyrS gene encoding tyrosine--tRNA ligase, protein MTDIVDELQWRGLLAQTTDLEELRQALSAGPVTYYCGFDPTAPSLHVGNLVQLLTMRRIQDAGHKPLALVGGATGLIGDPSGRSAERQLNSQDVVAGWVERIKGQVSRFLSFEGENGARMVNNLDWTGGMTVIDFLRDVGKHFPVNKMLAREVVASRLESGLSYTEFSYQLLQSMDFLELHRRYGCVLQSGGSDQWGNLTAGADLIRRSTGHHVHAISTPLLTKPDGTKYGKTAGGAIWLDPELTSPYAFFQYWVNVEDGEVGKLLRTFSFRSRAEIEELEKQSADRPAARIGQRALAEELTTLVHGAEETAKVIAASAALFGQGGLEELDEATLTAALAETPKAEVPAGELPSVADLLVASGLCASKSEARRAIKQGGAYLNNVKVAGEEAVPETADLLHGRFLVLRRGKRTLGSVIVG, encoded by the coding sequence TTGACCGACATCGTGGACGAGCTGCAGTGGCGAGGCCTCCTGGCCCAGACCACCGACCTCGAGGAGCTGCGCCAAGCCCTCTCGGCCGGGCCCGTCACGTATTACTGCGGCTTCGACCCCACGGCGCCGAGCCTGCACGTCGGCAACCTCGTCCAGTTGCTCACCATGCGCAGGATCCAGGACGCGGGCCACAAGCCGCTCGCGCTCGTCGGCGGGGCCACCGGCCTCATCGGCGACCCCAGCGGGCGCTCGGCGGAGCGGCAGCTCAACTCCCAGGACGTCGTCGCGGGCTGGGTCGAGCGGATCAAGGGCCAGGTGTCGCGGTTCCTGTCCTTCGAGGGCGAGAACGGCGCGCGGATGGTCAACAACCTCGACTGGACCGGCGGCATGACCGTGATCGACTTCCTGCGGGACGTCGGCAAGCACTTCCCGGTGAACAAGATGCTCGCGAGAGAGGTCGTCGCCTCCCGGCTGGAGAGCGGACTGTCCTACACCGAGTTCTCCTACCAGCTCCTGCAGAGCATGGACTTCCTGGAGCTGCACCGGCGCTACGGCTGCGTCCTGCAGAGCGGAGGCAGCGACCAGTGGGGGAATCTCACGGCGGGCGCGGATCTCATCCGCAGGTCGACCGGGCACCATGTGCACGCGATCTCCACCCCGCTGCTGACCAAGCCGGACGGCACCAAGTACGGCAAGACCGCCGGCGGGGCCATCTGGCTCGACCCCGAGCTGACGTCCCCGTACGCGTTCTTCCAGTACTGGGTGAACGTCGAGGACGGCGAGGTGGGCAAGCTGCTGCGCACGTTCAGCTTCCGCTCCCGTGCGGAGATCGAGGAGCTGGAGAAGCAGTCCGCGGACAGGCCGGCCGCCCGGATCGGGCAGCGCGCCCTGGCCGAGGAGCTGACGACCCTGGTGCACGGCGCGGAGGAGACCGCGAAGGTCATCGCCGCGTCGGCGGCCCTGTTCGGGCAGGGCGGGCTCGAAGAGCTGGATGAGGCGACCCTCACGGCGGCCCTGGCCGAGACGCCGAAGGCCGAGGTGCCGGCGGGAGAGCTGCCTTCGGTGGCGGACCTCCTCGTCGCCTCGGGGCTCTGCGCGAGCAAGTCCGAGGCCCGGCGTGCGATCAAGCAGGGCGGGGCGTACCTGAACAACGTGAAGGTGGCGGGCGAGGAGGCGGTCCCCGAGACCGCGGATCTGCTGCACGGCAGGTTCCTCGTGCTGCGCCGCGGCAAGCGCACGCTCGGCAGCGTCATCGTGGGCTGA
- a CDS encoding MBL fold metallo-hydrolase — protein sequence MRLTVLGSATPYPTAENPCSGYLVEGGGVRVWVDAGTGTLGALQRQARLDEVDAVWVSHLHADHCADLLTAYYGLLYADVRLAAPVPLFGPPGVADRLAGFLTNGPVRSPVERAFAVTELVDGHRVELGGLTLGSGTVEHGMPAFALRVEEAGRSLVYSGDSAPCAALSRFAAGCDLLLCEADSARPPAEGERAVHHTPEEAGETAHAAGAGRLVVTHVSRFVDPEDAVVRAAGRFEGPVAYAAPGTVFDV from the coding sequence ATGCGCCTGACGGTTCTGGGAAGTGCGACGCCTTATCCCACGGCGGAGAATCCGTGCTCGGGGTATCTGGTGGAAGGCGGAGGCGTCCGGGTGTGGGTGGACGCCGGGACGGGGACGTTGGGGGCGTTGCAGCGGCAGGCGCGGTTGGACGAGGTCGATGCGGTGTGGGTGTCCCATCTGCACGCCGATCATTGTGCGGATCTGCTGACCGCCTACTACGGGCTGCTCTATGCCGATGTGCGGTTGGCGGCGCCGGTTCCGTTGTTCGGGCCGCCGGGGGTCGCCGACCGGTTGGCCGGTTTTCTTACGAACGGGCCGGTGCGAAGTCCCGTCGAGCGGGCCTTCGCCGTCACGGAGCTGGTGGACGGGCATCGGGTGGAGCTCGGCGGGCTGACGCTGGGGAGCGGGACGGTCGAGCACGGGATGCCGGCGTTCGCGCTGCGGGTCGAGGAGGCGGGCCGGAGCCTGGTCTATTCGGGGGACTCCGCGCCGTGCGCGGCGCTGTCGCGGTTCGCCGCGGGCTGCGACCTGCTGCTCTGCGAGGCGGACAGCGCGCGCCCTCCCGCCGAGGGGGAGCGTGCGGTGCACCACACCCCGGAGGAAGCGGGTGAGACCGCTCACGCGGCGGGGGCGGGTCGGCTGGTCGTCACGCATGTGAGCCGGTTCGTCGATCCTGAGGACGCCGTGGTGCGGGCGGCCGGCCGTTTCGAAGGCCCGGTGGCCTATGCGGCGCCGGGGACGGTGTTCGACGTCTGA